A window of the Loxodonta africana isolate mLoxAfr1 chromosome 3, mLoxAfr1.hap2, whole genome shotgun sequence genome harbors these coding sequences:
- the LOC100668431 gene encoding olfactory receptor 7D4-like — translation MPFGSSLNVALTFSSLHTKYMEAENQTKFSEFLLLGLSEDPELQPLFFALFLSMYLVAVLGNLLIIPAVTSDPHLHTPMYFFLSNLSFVDICFVTTTVPKMLVNIQTQNKHISYIGCLIQEYFFMIFAGLDNFLLTMMAYDRFVAICHPLHYTVIMSPRFCVLLVLVSWVIFFWVSLLHIVLITRLNFCTDTEIPHFFCELTQIIKVACSDTHINYVFLYVLTALLGVFPLSGILFSYSQIVSSLMKMSSAGAKYKAFSTCGSHLSVVSLFYGTGLGVFLSSAVTHSSQRSSVASVMYTVVTPMLNPFIYSLRNKDVKGALGRLLCRAAFCP, via the coding sequence ATGCCATTTGGCAGTTCATTGAATGTTGCTCTTACCTTCTCCAGCCTACACACTAAATACATGGAagcagaaaaccaaacaaaattttCAGAATTCCTCCTGCTGGGCCTCTCAGAGGATCCTGAACTTCAGCCCCTCTTCTTTGCACTCTTCCTGTCTATGTACCTGGTCGCTGTGCTTGGGAACCTACTCATCATACCGGCGGTTACCTCTGACCctcacctccacacccccatgtacttcttcctctccaacctgtCCTTTGTTGACATCTGTTTCGTTACTACCACGGTCCCAAAGATGCTTGTGAACATCCAGACACAGAACAAACACATTTCGTACATAGGATGCCTCATTCAGGAGTATTTCTTCATGATTTTTGCTGGACTGGACAATTTCCTCCTGACcatgatggcctatgaccgattTGTGGCCATCTGTCACCCCCTGCACTATACAGTCATCATGAGCCCCCGGTTCTGTGTCTTGTTGGTTCTGGTGTCTTGGGTCATCTTTTTCTGGGTCTCCCTGCTTCATATTGTCTTGATCACACGGCTGAACTTCTGTACAGACACTGAAATACCACATTTTTTCTGTGAACTGACTCAGATTATCAAAGTGGCCTGTTCTGATACCCACATCAATTATGTCTTCTTGTATGTGTTGACTGCCCTGCTGGGTGTGTTTCCCCTCTCAGGGATCCTCTTCTCTTACTCTCAGATTGTCTCCTCCTTAATGAAGATGTCCTCTGCTGGGGCCAAGTATAAGGCATTTTccacctgtgggtctcacctATCCGTGGTTTCTTTGTTCTATGGGACAGGACTTGGggttttcctcagttctgctgtgACCCATTCTTCCCAGAGAAGCTCTGTTGCCTCAGTGATGTACACTGTGGTCACGCCCATGCTGAACCCCTTCATATACAGCCTAAGGAATAAGGATGTGAAGGGAGCCCTGGGAAGGCTTCTCTGTAGAGCAGCTTTTTGTCCATGA